From [Flavobacterium] thermophilum:
AACCGGCGCCACTACCTCCATGAAGGGGCGGGAGACGTGTGGGAACGGTTTGAAGAGTGGCTGATGAACGAATATGCCTATGACCCGTGCCGGGACCTTTTGATCATCAACGGCGACGCGGCGTCGTGGATCACGGCCTGCCGGGAGTATTTTGGGAAGCGGGCGTGCTTTCAGCTGGATCGATTTCATGTGGCGCGGGAGCTGCGTCAGTGTCTGTCCGGCCATCCGCGTTGGCGGGAGGTGCGGAAGAAGCTGGCGAAACAAGACGAAGAAGGACTTTTGGTCGAGCTGAACAGCGCGGTCGGCACGTTGGAGGACGAAGGCAAAGAACAACAGCTGGCCGCCTTGATTCGCCGGATCGAGTCGATGCCGGGATGCATCCGGGACTATCGGGAGTGGCTGTCGGAGCAAGGGGTGGAGACGACCGGCATGCGTCCGATGGGCCACGCCGAGAGCGTGATGAGCCGGTTTGCGCATCGGGTGAAATCCCGCCGCAGCTGGAAAGACCAAGGGCTTCGGGCGTTTCTGAGGGCGATGGCAGCCCGAATCGACGGGATTTGGCGGAGAAATGGGCAGTTGGTGGAGGAAGAAGAGACCCGAACGGCAGCCTCGGCCTCAACAAAGTCCAAGCGGATCGAACAGGCCAAACGGAAGGCCGGACGGTTATGGGCAGATGTGGTGCGTCAGAATCTACCGTGTCTGCAGCGGTCATCCGGGACGCCGATCCATCAAGCGTTGTCGGCGCTCCGGGATGGTGGTTGGGTGTAAAAAAATGGAATACAATATCATCACCTCAAGATGAGGGATGAGAGTCCGAAAGCGCTTACGATATGAATTCCTGAAAATGGTTCGCTAACTAGTGATTGACAACGCCCGTAGTGAACCGAAAAAATGTTCTCCACAAAGTCTTGACTGACTCTGTCAATGGTTTCAACTTGCAAAATGGCTTGTTTCACGTTAAGATTTAAAGAAGGATAGGGGAGAGAACGGAGGGATCGATGTGACGGACGAATCGATGGGCTATCGCGAAAAGGCGTACGCGCTGCTGCAAGCCGATGCGGAAAAAATTATTCAGCTCATCCGCGTGCAAATGGATCATTTGACGATGCCGCAATGTCCGCTCTATGAGGAAGTGTTGGACACGCAAATGTTCGGATTGTCGCGGGAAATCGACTTTGCGGTGCGCCTCGGGCTTGTGGAGGCCAAAGACGGAAAGGCGCTCCTTGACCGGCTTGAGCGCGAGCTTTCCGCATTGCATGAAGCAGTGACAAAAAAGCGCGTACGATAACGATACATGGCAACTCAAACGATTGGCCTGCCGTCGTTTGAGTTTTTCTGTTTTTGGGCAGGAAATCGGCGCGCTGCTGCGAATGATTTATGTACATACGTGCAAACAGGGAAGAGGGACGATGGATCGACAATTACGGAAGAAAGTGTTGAAATGTTACGATTATCCGCTCATGGCCGCGGTCATTATGCTGTCGTTGTTCGGCCTGATTATGGTGTACAGCGCGAGCATGGTGACGGCCGTCATCCGTTTTGAGGTGCCGAGCGACTATTTTTATGAGCGGCAAAAGCATTGGCTCATCGCCGCGCTCGCTGCCTTTGCCATGATGGCTATTATTCCGTATAAAGTGTGGCGAAAAGAACGATTCGTGAAATTCGTTTTCTTCGCTTCCCCGCTGATGCTGATCGCGGTTGTGTTCCTTGGCCATACGGCCAACAATGCGACAAGCTGGTTTCGCGTTGGGGCGCTTTCCATCCAGCCGGCGGAGCTGGCCAAGCTCGGCTTGATTTTGTACTTGTCGGCGGCGTTTGCCAACAAGCGGAAACGGCTGGCTGAGCCGGTGAAAAGCAATTTATTCCCCATTTACTATACGCTGTTTATTTGTGCGTTGATCGCCATTCAGCCGGACTTCGGCACGGCGTTTATCGTTTTTGTCATCGCGGTGTGCATCATTCTTTCGTCTGGACTGCGCCTCACATTGCTTTTCAAGCAGCTGCTCTTTTTCGCTTTGATCGCCGTGATGCTGTCGCCGCTTTGGCTTCCGTTCATGGGCAAAAAGATTTTTTCGGGCGAACGGTTGTCGCGCCTTTACAGTTTTTTGGATCCGTTTCAATATGCGGATACGGACGGCTATCAGCTCGTCAATTCGTATTTGGCGATCGGGATCGGCGGGCTGAAAGGGCTTGGGCTCGGAAAAGGCATCCAAAAGTACGGCTATTTGCCGGAGTCGCACACCGACTTTATTATGGCCGTCATTGCCGAAGAGCTCGGTTTGTTCGGCGTCATGTTCACGCTTGGGCTATTGGCGTTTATCGTGCTGCGCGGATTGTGGATCGCCCGCCGCTCCCACGATGCGTTTGGGAGCCTGCTTGCGATCGGCATCTCCGTCATGATCGGCTTTCAAACGTTCATTAACGTTGGTGGGGTCGTTGGCCTTATTCCGATTACAGGGGTGCCGCTGCCGCTCGTCAGCTATGGGGGAACGTCGCTTGTCCTGACCATGGCTTCGCTCGGTCTGCTTGTGAACATTTCTATGTTTGCAAAGTACGAACAACGGTATAAAAAAGCGGAAAAAACGATGGTCAGCAAACAGAAAAGAGGTCTGACTTTTTAGAAAGTGTATTTACAAATCGGCAAAACTTTTATACTTTTATTAAATAAAGGAGGAGGGACAGAATGAGGACAAGACGAATTCGCAAAGTGCTGGTAGCCAACCGCGGAGAG
This genomic window contains:
- the ylaN gene encoding Uncharacterized protein conserved in bacteria, with translation MTDESMGYREKAYALLQADAEKIIQLIRVQMDHLTMPQCPLYEEVLDTQMFGLSREIDFAVRLGLVEAKDGKALLDRLERELSALHEAVTKKRVR
- the ftsW_1 gene encoding Cell division protein FtsW gives rise to the protein MDRQLRKKVLKCYDYPLMAAVIMLSLFGLIMVYSASMVTAVIRFEVPSDYFYERQKHWLIAALAAFAMMAIIPYKVWRKERFVKFVFFASPLMLIAVVFLGHTANNATSWFRVGALSIQPAELAKLGLILYLSAAFANKRKRLAEPVKSNLFPIYYTLFICALIAIQPDFGTAFIVFVIAVCIILSSGLRLTLLFKQLLFFALIAVMLSPLWLPFMGKKIFSGERLSRLYSFLDPFQYADTDGYQLVNSYLAIGIGGLKGLGLGKGIQKYGYLPESHTDFIMAVIAEELGLFGVMFTLGLLAFIVLRGLWIARRSHDAFGSLLAIGISVMIGFQTFINVGGVVGLIPITGVPLPLVSYGGTSLVLTMASLGLLVNISMFAKYEQRYKKAEKTMVSKQKRGLTF